Within Raineyella sp. W15-4, the genomic segment CAGGCCGAACGAGGAGGGCGGCCGGCGCAGTTCGTCGACCTTCTCCTTCAGGGCGACGAGCTGGTCGCGGGTCTGGCCGAGCAGGTCGGTGAGCCGGGCGTTCTGGTCGACCAGCCCTCGGGTCTCGGTGCGCAGCTGGGCGACCCGGCGGTCGGCGGAGCCCTTCTCCTGGGCCAGTCGCCGGGACTGGTCGGTGAGCGTACGCACCTCGTCGCGCAGCCGGTAGATCTCCGCCTGCAGCTGCTCGGTCTGCTCAGCCATCACGGTCCTCACGCATCGTCGTCCTCCTCTGCCTCCGCGACCGGGACCCCCGGCGGGATCGGGCCGTGGTAGTCGGGCCCGTACGCCCCGGGGGCGGGGCGGCGCTTGCGCAGCGGTGCGTCGACACCGTGGGCCATCCGGCGGGCGATCACCAGGAAGCCGGTGTGGCCGGAGGTCTGGTGACCCGGCCGGATCGCCAGCCCCTCGGCATGCCAGGACCTGATCGTCGTCTCGGTGGCCCGCGGCTCGGTGTAGCAGCGGGTGCTGCGCAACGTGTCCATCACCCTACCCAGCTGGGTGGTCGTCGCGACATAGCAGCACACCAGGCCGCCGCCGACCAGCCGCTCGGTGACCGCGTCGAGACAGTCCCAGGGAGCCAGCATGTCCAGCACCACCCGGTCCACCTCGTCGTCGGTGATCACCTCGGCGAGGTCGCCGAGGTGCAGCTGCCAGGTGCCCGGGTGGGCGCCGAAGAAGCCGGTGACGTTGCGTTCGGCGACGGCGGCGAACTCCGGGCGCCGTTCGTAGGAGTGGACCACCCCGGCCGGCCCGACCGCCCGCAGCAGGGAGAGGGTCAGCGCGCCGGAGCCGACGCCGGCCTCCAGCACCCGGGCCCCGGGGAACACGTCGGTGAACATGGTGATCATCGCGGCGTCCTTGGGGTAGATCACCGCGGCGCCGCGCTTCATCGACACGGTGAACTCCTCCAGCAGCGGCCGGAAGCAGACATAGGTCTGGCCGAGGCTGGACTCCACCGTGACCCCGTCCGGCCCGCCGATCAGCGCGTCGTGACGGATCTCGCCGCGGGAGGTGAAGAACGATCCACCGGGCTGCAGCACGATCGAGTGCCGCCGTCCCTTGGCGTCGGAGAGGTTGACCCGCTCCCCCGCCGCGAGCGGGCCCAGCCGTACGCCGGACCAGTGCGGGTCGTTGCCGGTCATGAGTTCTTGCTGAAGGCGGCCAGGTCCAGCTGCCAGCCGGGTCCCATCCGCCCGGTGTCGACCGACCAGCCCTCGCGGACGAAGACGACCTCGTCGGTCTGGCTGAGCGGGGTGACGTACGCGTCCTCGGCCGCGAAGTACTGCAGCTGGCTGACCGCGGCCTTATGGGTGGCCTGGTCGGAGGACGGCAGCCCCCGGGTCAGGATGGTCTGGATCTCCTGCTCGTGCGGCGAACCGGTCACCGACAGTGGGCGCTGCAGCCAGGCGCGGGCGGTCCAGGTGCTGGCCCGCTCGTCGAGCAGCTGCAGGTCGGCCGAGCCGGTGTCCGACCCCGCCGCGTTCGGGACGACAGTGACCGTCGCCAGCCCGGTGGCGTCCAGGGAGCGGGCCAGCTCGGCGGCGAGGTCCGCCCCGTCGGGCATCCGCGGGTCGTAGCCGAGGGTGAGCGCGAGCGGGGTGCCACTCGGTTTGTCGAGGGCCGGGGTGCCGCCGGCCGGGAAGAGGCCGGTGCGAGCGCCGGTCACCCCGATCGGCAGCAGACTGGTGAGCGTACGCCGGTCCCCCGCCGCCTGGCTGACGAAGGCCCGAACCGCGGCGTCCCCGGCGTAGCGGGAGCCGGTGTTCCAGGCCAGCCGCAGCACCCTCGACCCGGCGATGGTGACCGGGGTCAGCCCGGTGACCGGTGTCGTCGTCGCCGCGGAGGAGTCGGCGGTCGCGTCGGCCCGCTGCCGGATCACCGCCGCGGCGGACAGACCGCGCCAGGTCGCGTCGACGTCGCCGGACATCATCGCCTGTTCCAGGGCGGCGGAGCTGTCGTACTCGCGCAGCACCACCCGGACGATGGAGGCCGGCGCGTAGCCCTGGTAGCCCTCGTAGCGGCCGAACGACCAGGTGCCGCCGCCGCTGGCGGTGACCCGGTAGGGCCCGGAGCCGACCGGACGGGTGCCGGCGTCGACCACCTTGTCGGTCGGATAGACGTCGGGGTCGACGATCGACGCCGCCGGGGTCGCCAGCGCGTAGCCGATGTCGGTGTCGGCGTACGACAGGACGAAACGTACGGTCTGCGGGTCGGGGGTCTCGATCGAGCTGATCGACGCCAGCTGGGCAGCCCCCGACCCGGCGACACCGAGGCGCTGGGCCCGTTCGATGGAGTACTTCACGTCGGCGGACGTCACTGGCCGCCCGGACTGGAACCGCAGCCCGTCGAGCAGGGTGCAGGTGTAGACGGTGGCCTGTTGGAAGATGCAGTCCCGGGCCGCGTCGGGCTTCAGTAGGTCCTGGCCCGCGGGCGTGGTCATCAGTCGCTGGAACACCGAGAAGGCGATCGTCTCCGACCCGCCGGTGGTCATCGCCACCGGATCGGTGCTGGTGATCGCGTCGGTGGTGCCGACGGTGAAGTCCCGGTCCGGCCGCGGGGTCGGGGTGGGACTGGGTGACTCGTGCGGCACCGGCTGGCCGACCTGCGGCGCCGGCGGCGCCGTCTGCTGGGTGCACCCGGCGACGGTCACCACCACGGCCAGTGCGAGCGCCGCGCCGAGCCTCCGGCGGGTCACGGCATGCCTCCGCTGATCGCCGCGCCGCGCATCGCGTACAGCGCCGCCGGGGTGACCCCCGCCAGGGTCCGCAGCACCGTCCGGCGCGGCATCACCGGCAGCGGGAGGATACTCGGCACCCCGATCACCCAGGCGCCGGACGCCTGTCCGGCGGTGCTGCCGGTGACCGAGTCCTCGAAGACCAGACAGTCCTCCGCGGCGACACCGAGCAGCCGGGCGGCCCGCAGGTACGGGTCGGGGGCGGGCTTGCCGGCGGTGACCTCGTCGCCACCCACCACGGCCCGGAAGGTGCCGACCGGAAGCCGCTCCAGGACGGCCTCCAGCACCGGTCGCCAGGACGAGGACACCAGCGCGCACGGCACGTCCTCCTCGGCCAGTGCGGCGAGCAGGTCGAGCGCGCCGGGACGCCACTCCAACTCGTCGGCGGCCCGGATCCGGCCGGTGACCCGCTGCACCATCCAGTCGACCACCCAGGTGGGGGTCAGGTCGTCGCGGCCGGCCACCGACAGCATGTAGCGGGCCGCGGCGGTCAGGTCCGCACCGATCAGCCGATGGGCGTGCCCGTCGTTCCACTCCCCGCCCAGCAGCGCCATCAGCTCGTACTCGGCGCTGATCCAGATCGGCTCGGTGTCGGCCAGCGTCCCGTCGAAGTCCCACAGGCAGGCGGCGGGGCGCCCGCCCGGTCCGGCATCAGCGCGCATTGAAGTATTTCGCCTCCGGGTGATGGACGACGAAGGCGTCGGTCGACTCCTCCGGGTGCAGCTGGAACTCCTCGGAGAGGGTCACTCCGATCCGGTCGGCGTCGAGCAGCCGGGCGATCACGGCCCGCTGCTCCAGGTCGGGGCAGGCGCCGTAGCCGAAGGAGTACCGCGAGCCACGATAGGCCTGGTCCCGCACCATCGCGTCGACGGTGGCGTCCTCGGCGGCCAGACCCAGCTCGGCGCGGACCCGGGCGTGCATCCACTCGGCCATCGCCTCGGCCAGCTGGACACCCAGGCCGTGCAGCTCCAGATAGTCGCGGTAGGCATCGGCGGCGAACAGGGTGGCGGTCGCCGCGGAAAGGGTGGAGCCCATCGTCACCAACTGCAGTGGCATCACGTCGGGGCCCTTCGCCTCGGCCAGGGCGCGGTCGCGGAAGAAGTCGGCGATGCAGAGGAACCGCGGCCGCTGCTGGCGCGGGAAGGTGAACCGGCCGACCGTACGATCCAGGTCCTCGGGCGTCCGCGGGTCGAGGAGCATCACCTCGTCGCCGGCCGAGTAGACCGGGAAGTAGCCGTAGACCGCTGCGGGCTCGACCAGGTTGTCGGTGCGGATCCGGTCCAGCAGCCGGCGGATCCGCGGCCGCCCCTCCCGCTCCGCCAGCTCCTCGTACGATTCGCCGCCGCGGGTGCCGCGCAGCCCCCAGCGGCCCATCAGGGTGGCCCGCTCGTCGAGCCACTCGACGATCTCGCGCAGGGGGGTGCCCTTGACGATCCGGGTGCCCCAGAACGGCGGCGTCGGCACGTCCACGTCGTACGCCACGTCGGAGCGCGCCGGCACCTCGACCGCCGGCCGGCCGGGGCGGTCCACCGCCTGGACCCGGCGTTCGCGCGGTGCCGGCAGGGTGGCGCCGGGCACTCCGCGCTTGACGTCCATCACCGCGTTCATCAGGGCAAGGCCCTCGAAGGCGTCCTTCGAGTAGCGCACCTGGCCCTGGAACAGACCCTGCAGGTCCTGCTCCACGTACGACCGGGTGAGCGCCGCCCCGCCGAGCAGCACCGGGTATCTGTCGGCCAGGCCGCGGGTGTTCAGTTCCAGCAGGTTGTCCTTCATCACCACGGTCGACTTCACCAGCAGGCCGGACATGCCGATCGCGTCGGCGTGGTGCTCCTCGGCGGCCTCGATGATCGCTCCGACCGGCTGCTTGATGCCGAGGTTGACCACGTCGTAGCCGTTGTTGGTGAGGATGATGTCCACCAGGTTCTTGCCGATGTCGTGGACGTCGCCCTTGACCGTCGCCAGGACGATGGTGCCCTTGCCGGCGCCGGAGGCATCGGAGTCCATCTGCGGTTCCAGGTAGGCGACGGCCGTCTTCATCGTCTCGGCCGCCTGGAGCACGAACGGCAGCTGCATCTGGCCCGACCCGAAGAGCTCGCCGACCACCTTCATCCCGTCCAGCAGGTGGGTGTTGATGATGTCCAGCGGTGCGGTCTCGCGCAGCGCCTCGTCGAGGTCGGCCTCGATGCCCTTCGACTCCCCGTCGATGATCCGCTGGGTGAGCCGTTCACCCACCGGCAGGGCGGCCATCGCCGCCTCCCGCTCGGCCTTCTGGTCGGCGGTGGTCACGCCGGTGAACATCTCCAGGAAGGTCGACAGCGGGTCATAGGACGCTGTTCTACGGTCGTAGATCATGTCGAGGGCGACCCGGCGCTGGTCCTCGGGGATCCGGTTCATCGGCATGATCTTCGCCGCGTGCACGATCGCCGAGTCCAGCCCGGCCTGCACCGCCTCGTGCAGGAACACCGAGTTGAGCACCACCCGGGCGGCGGGGGCCAGCCCGAAGGACACGTTCGACACCCCGAGGGTGGTGTTCACCTCCGGGTAGCGCCGCTTGATCTCGCGGATCGCCTCGATGGTCTCCAGTGCGTCGCGGCGGGTCTCCTCCTGGCCGGTGCCGATCGGGAAGGTCAGCGTGTCGACCAGGATGTCGCCCAGTCGCAGGCCCCAGCGCTTGGTGAGGTCCTCGATCAGCCGGGTCGCGACCCGGACCTTCCACTCGGCCGTCCGGGCCTGGCCCTCCTCGTCGATGGTGAGCGCGACGACGGCGGCCCCGTGCTCCTTCACCATCGGCATCACCCTGGTGATCCGGGAGTCGGGGCCGTCGCCGTCCTCGTAGTTGACCGAGTTGATCACTGACCGGCCGCCGAGCCGCTCCAGGCCGGCCTCGATCACCGCCGCCTCGGTGGAATCGAGCACGATCGGCAGGGTGACCGCGGTGGCGAACCGGAACGCCAGCTCGTCCATGTCCGCCCGACCGTCACGGCCCACGTAGTCGACGCACAGGTCCAGCAGGTGCGCCCCGCCGCGGCTCTGCGACCGGGCGATGCCAACGCACTCGTCCCAGTTCTCCGCCAGCATCGCCTCGCGGAACGCCTTCGAACCGTTGGCGTTGGTGCGTTCACCGATCGCCAGGTAGGAGGTGTCCTGCCGGAACGGGACGTCGGTGTAGAGCGAGGAGGCGCTGGGCAGCGGGCGGAACGGCCGCGGCGCCAGCTCGCGCCCGCCCACCCTCTCGACAACCTGACGGATGTGCTCCGGTGTCGTGCCGCAGCAGCCGCCGACCAGCGACAGCCCGAAGTCCTGAACGTACTCGTCCAGCGCGTCGGCCAACTGGCCCGGCTGCAGCGGGTACCGGGCGCCGTCCGCGGTCAGCTCGGGAAGGCCGGCGTTGGGCATGCAGCCGACCATGATCCGGGCGTTGTCCGCCAGGTGGTGCAGGTGCTCGCGCATCTCCGCCGGGCCGGTGGCGCAGTTCATCGAGATCATGTCGATGCCGAGCGGCTCCAGCGCGACCAACGCGGCACCGATCTCGGAGCCGACCAGCATCGTGCCGGTGGTCTCGACGGTCACCGAGACGACCACCGGGACGTCTTGGCCGGATGTCCTGATGGCCCGCTTGGCACCGATCACCGCCGCCTTGGCCTGCAGGATGTCCTGGGCGGTCTCGATCAACACCCCGTCGATGCCGCCGGCCAGCATCGCGGCCACCTGCACCTGGTACGCGTCGCGCAGGTCGCGGAACCGGACGTGGCCCAGGGTCGGCAGCTTCGTGCCCGGGCCGACACTGCCGAGCACCCAGCGCGGCCGCTCCGGCGTCGACCACGCGTCGGCGGTCTCCCGGGCCACGGCCGCCGCGGCGTACGCCAGCTCGGCGATCCGGTCGGAGATGCCGTACTCCCCCAGCGCGGACAGGTTGGCGCCGAAGGTGTTGGTCTCGACGGCGTCCGATCCGGCCGCGAAGTATGCCGCATGGATCTCCCGCAGGACATCCGGCCTGGTCACCGACAGGATCTCGTTGCAGCCCTCGTACCCCTCGAAGTCGTCCAGGCCGAGGTCGTACTGCTGCAGCATCGTGCCCATCGCCCCATCGGCGACGACGACACGGTGTGCCAGCGCGGCACGGAGGCTCGACGGAGCGGACGAGGAGGAGATCACCGGGCCACTCTACGTGGCGGTCGACACGGGTACCCTCGCTCTCAAGCGGTGGCGCCGACAGGGGGTGGACAAGGCATGGGCTCCGAGCCGACCCAGAGCGACGTGGCGCAGCTGGCAGGCGTGTCGCGGGGACTGGTGTCGCTGGCCCTGTCCGGCTCGCCCGCGGTGGCCGAAGCGACCCGGGACCGGATCCTGGCGGCTGCCGAGCAGCTCGGCTACTCCCGGCACCTGGGCGCGGCTTCGCTGGCCGCCGGGCGATCCCCGGTGGTCGGTGTGGTGCTGCCGGATCTCCGCAACCCGTTCTTCGAGGGTCTGGTCGCCACCCTGCAGGCGGAGAGCGATCGCCACCGCCTGCTGCCGTTGGTGGCCACTGTCTCCAATGATCCGGCGCGGGAGGCCGTCGTCCTGGAGCGGTTCCGTCAGCTGCGCGTCGCCGGCGCCGTACTGGTGTCGCCGGTCCAGCCACTGGCGGACCTCTCCGCCGCCGGCCGGTCACTGCCGCTGGTGCTGGTGGGAGCGGACGCGCCGGGGACGACCATCGACTGCGTCCACATGGACGAGGATGCCGCCGCCCGCCTGGTGGTGGACCATCTCGCCGCCCGTGGCTGGCAGCGCATCGTCTATCTGTCGTCGGAGGCCGGGGCGGGCCAGGTGTGGGTCGACCGGCGTCGCTCCGCCATCGAACGGATCGCCGCGGAACGTTCGCTGCCGGTCACCGTGGTGGAGGTCGGGGCCGACGACGGTGTCGCCGCCGCACTGCTCCCGCAGCTGACCTCGGCCGCCGAGCGGGTGGCGGTCGTTGCCCACAACGACCTGGTGGCCGCCGACGCCGTGGTGGTGCTGCGGGGCCATGGCCTGGTGCCGGGCCGGGACATCGCCGTCGTGGGCTTCGACGACACCCATGTCGCCCGGCGTCCCGAGTACAACTTCACCTCCGTGTCACAGAACCTGTCGCAGTTGGTGCATCTGGCGCTCGCCGCGCTGGTGGAGCGGCGAGCCGCCGAGCCCGACGGAGCCCGCCCCACGGGGCGGGAATGGGTCGTCACCCCGTCGCTGTCGGTACGCGATTCGTCCTGACAAAAAGCTCGACCACGGACCTGATGACAGGACAAAACAAGCGTGCTACCGTTCTTTTAACGCGCGTTAAGTGATGAGGAAGACGCGCCCGCCGACCACATCCGCGTCAAAGGAGACCGCAGCACATGTCACCCAGAACTCTGTCCGTAGCCGTCATCGGGGCCGGGATGGCCGGACGCACCCACGCCAATGCCTGGCGTCAGGTGGGCACCGTCTACGGCACCGAGGGGATCCCACCGGTACGCCTCGCCGCCGTCTGCGACGCCTACCTGCCGTTCGCCGAAGCCGCCGCGGCCAGTTACGGCTATGACCGCGCCACCACCGACTGGCACGACATCGTCGCGGCCGACGACATCGACATCGTCTCGATCGTCGTCGCCAACCGGCTGCACCGGGAGATCGCCGAGGCCCTGATCGCCGCCGGAAAGCACGTCCTGTGCGAGAAGCCG encodes:
- a CDS encoding LacI family DNA-binding transcriptional regulator, whose protein sequence is MGSEPTQSDVAQLAGVSRGLVSLALSGSPAVAEATRDRILAAAEQLGYSRHLGAASLAAGRSPVVGVVLPDLRNPFFEGLVATLQAESDRHRLLPLVATVSNDPAREAVVLERFRQLRVAGAVLVSPVQPLADLSAAGRSLPLVLVGADAPGTTIDCVHMDEDAAARLVVDHLAARGWQRIVYLSSEAGAGQVWVDRRRSAIERIAAERSLPVTVVEVGADDGVAAALLPQLTSAAERVAVVAHNDLVAADAVVVLRGHGLVPGRDIAVVGFDDTHVARRPEYNFTSVSQNLSQLVHLALAALVERRAAEPDGARPTGREWVVTPSLSVRDSS
- a CDS encoding ABC transporter substrate-binding protein is translated as MTRRRLGAALALAVVVTVAGCTQQTAPPAPQVGQPVPHESPSPTPTPRPDRDFTVGTTDAITSTDPVAMTTGGSETIAFSVFQRLMTTPAGQDLLKPDAARDCIFQQATVYTCTLLDGLRFQSGRPVTSADVKYSIERAQRLGVAGSGAAQLASISSIETPDPQTVRFVLSYADTDIGYALATPAASIVDPDVYPTDKVVDAGTRPVGSGPYRVTASGGGTWSFGRYEGYQGYAPASIVRVVLREYDSSAALEQAMMSGDVDATWRGLSAAAVIRQRADATADSSAATTTPVTGLTPVTIAGSRVLRLAWNTGSRYAGDAAVRAFVSQAAGDRRTLTSLLPIGVTGARTGLFPAGGTPALDKPSGTPLALTLGYDPRMPDGADLAAELARSLDATGLATVTVVPNAAGSDTGSADLQLLDERASTWTARAWLQRPLSVTGSPHEQEIQTILTRGLPSSDQATHKAAVSQLQYFAAEDAYVTPLSQTDEVVFVREGWSVDTGRMGPGWQLDLAAFSKNS
- the metH gene encoding methionine synthase; translation: MISSSSAPSSLRAALAHRVVVADGAMGTMLQQYDLGLDDFEGYEGCNEILSVTRPDVLREIHAAYFAAGSDAVETNTFGANLSALGEYGISDRIAELAYAAAAVARETADAWSTPERPRWVLGSVGPGTKLPTLGHVRFRDLRDAYQVQVAAMLAGGIDGVLIETAQDILQAKAAVIGAKRAIRTSGQDVPVVVSVTVETTGTMLVGSEIGAALVALEPLGIDMISMNCATGPAEMREHLHHLADNARIMVGCMPNAGLPELTADGARYPLQPGQLADALDEYVQDFGLSLVGGCCGTTPEHIRQVVERVGGRELAPRPFRPLPSASSLYTDVPFRQDTSYLAIGERTNANGSKAFREAMLAENWDECVGIARSQSRGGAHLLDLCVDYVGRDGRADMDELAFRFATAVTLPIVLDSTEAAVIEAGLERLGGRSVINSVNYEDGDGPDSRITRVMPMVKEHGAAVVALTIDEEGQARTAEWKVRVATRLIEDLTKRWGLRLGDILVDTLTFPIGTGQEETRRDALETIEAIREIKRRYPEVNTTLGVSNVSFGLAPAARVVLNSVFLHEAVQAGLDSAIVHAAKIMPMNRIPEDQRRVALDMIYDRRTASYDPLSTFLEMFTGVTTADQKAEREAAMAALPVGERLTQRIIDGESKGIEADLDEALRETAPLDIINTHLLDGMKVVGELFGSGQMQLPFVLQAAETMKTAVAYLEPQMDSDASGAGKGTIVLATVKGDVHDIGKNLVDIILTNNGYDVVNLGIKQPVGAIIEAAEEHHADAIGMSGLLVKSTVVMKDNLLELNTRGLADRYPVLLGGAALTRSYVEQDLQGLFQGQVRYSKDAFEGLALMNAVMDVKRGVPGATLPAPRERRVQAVDRPGRPAVEVPARSDVAYDVDVPTPPFWGTRIVKGTPLREIVEWLDERATLMGRWGLRGTRGGESYEELAEREGRPRIRRLLDRIRTDNLVEPAAVYGYFPVYSAGDEVMLLDPRTPEDLDRTVGRFTFPRQQRPRFLCIADFFRDRALAEAKGPDVMPLQLVTMGSTLSAATATLFAADAYRDYLELHGLGVQLAEAMAEWMHARVRAELGLAAEDATVDAMVRDQAYRGSRYSFGYGACPDLEQRAVIARLLDADRIGVTLSEEFQLHPEESTDAFVVHHPEAKYFNAR
- a CDS encoding HAD family phosphatase, which translates into the protein MRADAGPGGRPAACLWDFDGTLADTEPIWISAEYELMALLGGEWNDGHAHRLIGADLTAAARYMLSVAGRDDLTPTWVVDWMVQRVTGRIRAADELEWRPGALDLLAALAEEDVPCALVSSSWRPVLEAVLERLPVGTFRAVVGGDEVTAGKPAPDPYLRAARLLGVAAEDCLVFEDSVTGSTAGQASGAWVIGVPSILPLPVMPRRTVLRTLAGVTPAALYAMRGAAISGGMP